In one Acipenser ruthenus chromosome 10, fAciRut3.2 maternal haplotype, whole genome shotgun sequence genomic region, the following are encoded:
- the LOC117403349 gene encoding mucin-2-like isoform X2 — MERISPSVLIWLLIAGVFCYVDVSAIQASISPDVTPALMTNPLVESTISEGLISTSPPLPPAAAHTTLPSERPSTTIQSTDTPASPASDIERQASTGTSPKSSTTPPRANENLPALPELRTNETLPALPHLRTNETLPALPELRTNETLPALPELRTNETLPTLPELRTNETLPALPELRTNETLPALPELRTNETLPALPELRTNETLPALPELRTNETLPALPELRTNETLPALPELRTNETLPALPELRTNETLPVLPELRTNETLPALPELSPRANGTEGNTSLESAAESAQEPATTLTPSQESEASTGSPEYPPQSATPANGTLGAESPKTSESPAEIPASPSSAAPTQPTLPPTAPPARETSRPHTPGASTSPPAPPAKLNQVSSPPVFDIGDDQSVSAQSPASTSMEPLVAGLISLFIVALGLVSTLLYLRFQQRRVRPEFRRLQDLPMDDMMEDTPLSLYSY, encoded by the exons CCTCAATCTCTCCAGATGTCACGCCAGCCCTGATGACCAACCCGTTGGTGGAGAGCACGATTTCGGAGGGACTGATCTCTACAAGCCCCCCGCTGCCTCCAGCTGCAGCACACACGACCCTCCCGTCAGAGAGACCATCAACCACCATACAGAGCACAGACACACCGGCCAGCCCAGCCAGCGATATCGAGAGACAGGCCAGCACCGGGACATCGCCGAAGAGCAGCACTACACCCCCCAGAGCCAACGAGAACCTCCCCGCGCTGCCTGAGCTCAGAACCAACGAGACCCTCCCCGCGCTGCCTCATCTAAGAACCAACGAGACCCTCCCTGCGCTGCCTGAGCTCAGAACCAACGAGACCCTCCCCGCGCTGCCTGAGCTCAGGACCAATGAGACCCTCCCCACGCTGCCTGAGCTCAGAACCAATGAGACCCTCCCTGCGCTGCCTGAGCTCAGAACCAACGAGACCCTCCCTGCGCTGCCTGAGCTCAGAACCAATGAGACCCTCCCTGCGCTGCCTGAGCTCAGAACCAACGAGACCCTCCCTGCGCTGCCTGAGCTCAGAACCAACGAGACCCTCCCTGCGCTGCCTGAGCTCAGAACCAACGAGACCCTCCCAGCGCTGCCTGAGCTCAGAACCAACGAGACCCTCCCTGCGCTGCCTGAGCTCAGAACCAACGAGACCCTCCCTGTGCTGCCTGAGCTCAGAACCAACGAGACCCTCCCTGCGCTGCCTGAGCTCAGCCCCAGGGCTAACGGGACAGAGGGGAACACAAGCTTGGAGAGTGCAGCAGAATCAGCACAAGAGCCGGCCACAACATTAACACCCTCCCAGGAATCGGAAG CTTCCACAGGCAGCCCGGAATATCCCCCTCAGTCAGCAACCCCCGCTAACGGGACGCTGGGAGCCGAGTCCCCAAAGACTTCAGAGAGCCCAGCAGAGATCCCAGCTTCCCCCAGTTCAGCAGCCCCCACCCAACCCACTCTGCCTCCCACAGCCCCCCCAGCACGAGAGACCAGCCGCCCTCACACCCCTGGAGCCTCCACCAGCCCTCCCGCACCCCCTGCCAAACTGAACCAGGTCTCGTCGCCCCCAGTCTTCGATATTGGAGACGACCAGAGCG TGTCTGCTCAGAGCCCTGCCAGCACATCCATGGAGCCCCTAGTGGCTGGTCTCATCTCCCTCTTCATCGTCGCGCTCGGCCTGGTCTCCACCCTCCTCTACCTCAGGTTCCAGCAGCGCCGCGTCCGCCCAGAGTTCCGGCGCCTCCAAGACCTGCCCATG GATGACATGATGGAGGACACACCCCTGTCCCTCTACAGCTACTGA
- the LOC117403349 gene encoding mucin-2-like isoform X1, which yields MERISPSVLIWLLIAGVFCYVDVSAIQASISPDVTPALMTNPLVESTISEGLISTSPPLPPAAAHTTLPSERPSTTIQSTDTPASPASDIERQASTGTSPKSSTTPPRANENLPALPELRTNETLPALPHLRTNETLPALPELRTNETLPALPELRTNETLPTLPELRTNETLPALPELRTNETLPALPELRTNETLPALPELRTNETLPALPELRTNETLPALPELRTNETLPALPELRTNETLPALPELRTNETLPVLPELRTNETLPALPELSPRANGTEGNTSLESAAESAQEPATTLTPSQESEASTGSPEYPPQSATPANGTLGAESPKTSESPAEIPASPSSAAPTQPTLPPTAPPARETSRPHTPGASTSPPAPPAKLNQVSSPPVFDIGDDQSVVSAQSPASTSMEPLVAGLISLFIVALGLVSTLLYLRFQQRRVRPEFRRLQDLPMDDMMEDTPLSLYSY from the exons CCTCAATCTCTCCAGATGTCACGCCAGCCCTGATGACCAACCCGTTGGTGGAGAGCACGATTTCGGAGGGACTGATCTCTACAAGCCCCCCGCTGCCTCCAGCTGCAGCACACACGACCCTCCCGTCAGAGAGACCATCAACCACCATACAGAGCACAGACACACCGGCCAGCCCAGCCAGCGATATCGAGAGACAGGCCAGCACCGGGACATCGCCGAAGAGCAGCACTACACCCCCCAGAGCCAACGAGAACCTCCCCGCGCTGCCTGAGCTCAGAACCAACGAGACCCTCCCCGCGCTGCCTCATCTAAGAACCAACGAGACCCTCCCTGCGCTGCCTGAGCTCAGAACCAACGAGACCCTCCCCGCGCTGCCTGAGCTCAGGACCAATGAGACCCTCCCCACGCTGCCTGAGCTCAGAACCAATGAGACCCTCCCTGCGCTGCCTGAGCTCAGAACCAACGAGACCCTCCCTGCGCTGCCTGAGCTCAGAACCAATGAGACCCTCCCTGCGCTGCCTGAGCTCAGAACCAACGAGACCCTCCCTGCGCTGCCTGAGCTCAGAACCAACGAGACCCTCCCTGCGCTGCCTGAGCTCAGAACCAACGAGACCCTCCCAGCGCTGCCTGAGCTCAGAACCAACGAGACCCTCCCTGCGCTGCCTGAGCTCAGAACCAACGAGACCCTCCCTGTGCTGCCTGAGCTCAGAACCAACGAGACCCTCCCTGCGCTGCCTGAGCTCAGCCCCAGGGCTAACGGGACAGAGGGGAACACAAGCTTGGAGAGTGCAGCAGAATCAGCACAAGAGCCGGCCACAACATTAACACCCTCCCAGGAATCGGAAG CTTCCACAGGCAGCCCGGAATATCCCCCTCAGTCAGCAACCCCCGCTAACGGGACGCTGGGAGCCGAGTCCCCAAAGACTTCAGAGAGCCCAGCAGAGATCCCAGCTTCCCCCAGTTCAGCAGCCCCCACCCAACCCACTCTGCCTCCCACAGCCCCCCCAGCACGAGAGACCAGCCGCCCTCACACCCCTGGAGCCTCCACCAGCCCTCCCGCACCCCCTGCCAAACTGAACCAGGTCTCGTCGCCCCCAGTCTTCGATATTGGAGACGACCAGAGCG taGTGTCTGCTCAGAGCCCTGCCAGCACATCCATGGAGCCCCTAGTGGCTGGTCTCATCTCCCTCTTCATCGTCGCGCTCGGCCTGGTCTCCACCCTCCTCTACCTCAGGTTCCAGCAGCGCCGCGTCCGCCCAGAGTTCCGGCGCCTCCAAGACCTGCCCATG GATGACATGATGGAGGACACACCCCTGTCCCTCTACAGCTACTGA
- the LOC117403349 gene encoding mucin-2-like isoform X3 produces the protein MERISPSVLIWLLIAGVFCYVDVSAIQDVTPALMTNPLVESTISEGLISTSPPLPPAAAHTTLPSERPSTTIQSTDTPASPASDIERQASTGTSPKSSTTPPRANENLPALPELRTNETLPALPHLRTNETLPALPELRTNETLPALPELRTNETLPTLPELRTNETLPALPELRTNETLPALPELRTNETLPALPELRTNETLPALPELRTNETLPALPELRTNETLPALPELRTNETLPALPELRTNETLPVLPELRTNETLPALPELSPRANGTEGNTSLESAAESAQEPATTLTPSQESEASTGSPEYPPQSATPANGTLGAESPKTSESPAEIPASPSSAAPTQPTLPPTAPPARETSRPHTPGASTSPPAPPAKLNQVSSPPVFDIGDDQSVVSAQSPASTSMEPLVAGLISLFIVALGLVSTLLYLRFQQRRVRPEFRRLQDLPMDDMMEDTPLSLYSY, from the exons ATGTCACGCCAGCCCTGATGACCAACCCGTTGGTGGAGAGCACGATTTCGGAGGGACTGATCTCTACAAGCCCCCCGCTGCCTCCAGCTGCAGCACACACGACCCTCCCGTCAGAGAGACCATCAACCACCATACAGAGCACAGACACACCGGCCAGCCCAGCCAGCGATATCGAGAGACAGGCCAGCACCGGGACATCGCCGAAGAGCAGCACTACACCCCCCAGAGCCAACGAGAACCTCCCCGCGCTGCCTGAGCTCAGAACCAACGAGACCCTCCCCGCGCTGCCTCATCTAAGAACCAACGAGACCCTCCCTGCGCTGCCTGAGCTCAGAACCAACGAGACCCTCCCCGCGCTGCCTGAGCTCAGGACCAATGAGACCCTCCCCACGCTGCCTGAGCTCAGAACCAATGAGACCCTCCCTGCGCTGCCTGAGCTCAGAACCAACGAGACCCTCCCTGCGCTGCCTGAGCTCAGAACCAATGAGACCCTCCCTGCGCTGCCTGAGCTCAGAACCAACGAGACCCTCCCTGCGCTGCCTGAGCTCAGAACCAACGAGACCCTCCCTGCGCTGCCTGAGCTCAGAACCAACGAGACCCTCCCAGCGCTGCCTGAGCTCAGAACCAACGAGACCCTCCCTGCGCTGCCTGAGCTCAGAACCAACGAGACCCTCCCTGTGCTGCCTGAGCTCAGAACCAACGAGACCCTCCCTGCGCTGCCTGAGCTCAGCCCCAGGGCTAACGGGACAGAGGGGAACACAAGCTTGGAGAGTGCAGCAGAATCAGCACAAGAGCCGGCCACAACATTAACACCCTCCCAGGAATCGGAAG CTTCCACAGGCAGCCCGGAATATCCCCCTCAGTCAGCAACCCCCGCTAACGGGACGCTGGGAGCCGAGTCCCCAAAGACTTCAGAGAGCCCAGCAGAGATCCCAGCTTCCCCCAGTTCAGCAGCCCCCACCCAACCCACTCTGCCTCCCACAGCCCCCCCAGCACGAGAGACCAGCCGCCCTCACACCCCTGGAGCCTCCACCAGCCCTCCCGCACCCCCTGCCAAACTGAACCAGGTCTCGTCGCCCCCAGTCTTCGATATTGGAGACGACCAGAGCG taGTGTCTGCTCAGAGCCCTGCCAGCACATCCATGGAGCCCCTAGTGGCTGGTCTCATCTCCCTCTTCATCGTCGCGCTCGGCCTGGTCTCCACCCTCCTCTACCTCAGGTTCCAGCAGCGCCGCGTCCGCCCAGAGTTCCGGCGCCTCCAAGACCTGCCCATG GATGACATGATGGAGGACACACCCCTGTCCCTCTACAGCTACTGA